The following is a genomic window from Polyangia bacterium.
GTGGCCGGGGGCTGATTGTACGAGCCAGAGACGATCGACGTCCGGAGCTCACGTTCTGCTTCCATCGAGACCTCCCTGGAATCAGATGCGCGTGACCAACCAGTTTGTTCCCAAACACTAGGACGATTGCCCTCCTTTTGTCTATGACTGTTGTTTATTCAGGCAGCGCACGCGTCAATGACAGTTCCCGCGCTCAATTGTTTGGCTATCTGTTTTCGTGCGCGATGGCGGCGCACTCTCAATGTGTCGGGACGCAAGCCGGTCAATTCAGCCACTTTCACCGTCGGCAGGCGATTGACCTCGCACAGCAAATAGACTGTCCGATAGTGCGGGGCCAAGGTGTCGATGGCGGCCCGCAACTTCTCCAGAGAACGGTGGGTTTCCAGGGCCTGCAACGGATCAGGCGGTGCGGTGGTGATGCCTTCCCAATCAAATGACTCTTCGCGTTTGGCCAATCGTCCCCGTGAGCGCCAAAGATGCCGCACCACGTTCAGCGTGACTTTCAACAGCCACGCGCTCGGGCTGCCGACGTCATTCAAAGACGATCCGCGCCGGTGAACGATCAAGAAGACTTCTTGAACCACGTCCTCGGCGTCACTGGTTGACCTGGTCAAGCGGGTCGCCCAGCGACTGACTCGCCGAGCGTAGTCGCGATACAGCGCGGCGGTATCAGGCGGGGCGCAAATGGTCGCTGAGGCGCATTCCGAGGCGGTGTTGATCGACATGCCTCTTTGCAACAGCAACCGACGTACCAAGCAAAGAGGCGGTCGCGCTGCGGGTCATGCTGGTGGTCGCAGCGCGGTGGAGGTTCCAGCCTTCAGGTACGGGCCACCGCCTCCCGAAAGGCGGCGGCCACCGGCGGCTTGGCGTAACGGCGAGAGAGGGGAACGTTTGGATCGATTTTCAACGCCTGGCGAAATTGCTCGATGCCCAGGTGCGGCTGCTTGAAGCCGCTCACCAGGACGATGCCCAGATCGGCATGGGCGATCGCCGCGATCGCGTGTCTTTGCAGACGCGCCCGCCCAGCGACGGTCAGCGCTGCCTGCAGCAGCGCGCGGGCGGCTTCGACGTTGCCGCGCTGATAGGCCAGCATCGCCTTGTTGTTCAGGGCGGCGATCTGCGCCACCGCTTGCTGGCGGGCGGCCATCGGGGTGATCGTCTTGCGGCCGCGTCGAGCGTCGGCGGGCGGCGCTTCGTGGTCGACGGCGAAGACGGTCGGTCCGTCGGCAGCGGGCGTGTCGTCTTCTTCTTGGTCGGCGCTGGTCGGCGCGATTTCCAGCGCCGCCAGTGGAACGAACTCGGGCGGGTGAACCGCCCGGCCAAGCTGGATCACCGCCGGCGGCGTGGACCGTCGCAACAGCGCGCGGCTCGGCCCCGATGAGATGGCCATGCCGGCCAGCGCGGCCACCAGCAGACCAAGGCCGCTGAAGCGCCGGCGAGGCGACAGCCACCCTAGAAAGCGCGTGATCAGCGCCGGCATCTTGCGCGGTAAGCGTGGCGCCGGGCGAGCCGGCAGATCGTGGCCGCCCATGATCTCGGCGACTCGCCGGGCCCGCTGGCCCAGCACGTCGCCGCTGACGCCTTGAACCCACTGACCGATCTCGGTGGCGCTGGCCACGTCGATGGCGTCGATGATCGCCTGGGCGAAATGCCGCGCCGTCGGGGGGCGCCGCCCGCGGTCGCGCTCCATCGCCTGCAGCACCACCAGATCCAGCGCCGGCGGCACGGCGGGATTGAACCGGCTGGGCGGCGGTATATCACCGGACAAGATGCTCACCCAGACCATGCGCGGATCGTGGTGGCGGAA
Proteins encoded in this region:
- a CDS encoding sigma-70 family RNA polymerase sigma factor; the encoded protein is MSINTASECASATICAPPDTAALYRDYARRVSRWATRLTRSTSDAEDVVQEVFLIVHRRGSSLNDVGSPSAWLLKVTLNVVRHLWRSRGRLAKREESFDWEGITTAPPDPLQALETHRSLEKLRAAIDTLAPHYRTVYLLCEVNRLPTVKVAELTGLRPDTLRVRRHRARKQIAKQLSAGTVIDACAA
- a CDS encoding protein kinase encodes the protein MAHQLRSQMPPPHPTAWDEGITALTKADGRHRHSEQTPWQRRRDLQLDVADREHPANLAADLGRLEDRYEVYEEIARGGMATVHLGRSIEPGVPRVVAIKQLHAQLAWNPSFVAMFLDEGRLASRVHHPNVVAPLDFVVRAAQGELCLVMEYVHGETLSHLLNRSIHAGSAPAPVVAAGIMVGVLRGLQAAHEATTEDGAALEIVHRDISPQNIMVGTDGVAHVLDFGVARAKMQDLPTGERDRGGKPAYLAPEQIRFQKIDRRADLFSAGVVLWELLAGRRLFRHHDPRMVWVSILSGDIPPPSRFNPAVPPALDLVVLQAMERDRGRRPPTARHFAQAIIDAIDVASATEIGQWVQGVSGDVLGQRARRVAEIMGGHDLPARPAPRLPRKMPALITRFLGWLSPRRRFSGLGLLVAALAGMAISSGPSRALLRRSTPPAVIQLGRAVHPPEFVPLAALEIAPTSADQEEDDTPAADGPTVFAVDHEAPPADARRGRKTITPMAARQQAVAQIAALNNKAMLAYQRGNVEAARALLQAALTVAGRARLQRHAIAAIAHADLGIVLVSGFKQPHLGIEQFRQALKIDPNVPLSRRYAKPPVAAAFREAVART